The candidate division KSB1 bacterium genome has a segment encoding these proteins:
- a CDS encoding DUF2764 domain-containing protein has product MDKHYYLVSQLPTLYFDREAYLTVETFLQEAAKWLSASEYATLAAVDINDVTIPKHCPGVLAAYKDFERRLCADLAAWRQAQRSGQDYKPATFAPSLVREGNPLEVEKRLLRLRWDFVEQHESDHHFDFEFLILYMLKLQILRRLFTFNKEKGMQLFRQLCEVQP; this is encoded by the coding sequence ATGGATAAGCACTACTACCTCGTTTCGCAGCTGCCCACCCTGTACTTCGACAGGGAAGCCTACTTGACGGTGGAGACCTTCCTCCAGGAAGCGGCAAAGTGGCTGTCCGCCAGCGAGTATGCCACCCTGGCAGCCGTCGACATCAACGACGTCACCATCCCCAAGCATTGCCCTGGCGTGCTTGCCGCCTACAAAGACTTTGAACGACGCCTGTGCGCGGATCTTGCCGCCTGGCGGCAGGCGCAGAGGAGCGGCCAGGATTATAAGCCCGCCACCTTCGCCCCCAGCCTTGTCAGGGAGGGCAACCCATTGGAGGTGGAGAAGCGTTTGCTTCGGCTGCGGTGGGACTTTGTCGAGCAGCACGAGAGCGACCACCACTTCGATTTCGAATTCCTGATTTTGTACATGCTCAAGCTGCAGATTCTGCGGCGGCTGTTCACCTTCAACAAGGAAAAGGGGATGCAACTGTTCAGGCAACTTTGTGAGGTCCAGCCATGA
- a CDS encoding V-type ATP synthase subunit A, giving the protein MSTAVGKIIGVSGNMVAIAVDGNVMQNEVGHIVHGEERLVSEVVRINRDVAYVQLFESTKGLKVGDRAEFAGHLLSAELGPGLLGQIYDGLQNPLPQLAAEFGFFLPRGVKRPGLDLEKKWSFTPTVKRGEVVRAGMPLGHVPEGIFRHYIMVPFDFRGDYTVEEIADPGDYAVTETVATLRAATGKMVPLTMSFHWPVKIPIRAYRERLVPKETFITRARIIDSFFPVAKGGTFCVPGPFGAGKTVLQQLISRYADADIVIVAACGERAGEVVETLREFPHIEDPRTGRSLMERTIIIVNTSAMPVAAREASVYTAATLGEYYRQMGLNVLLLADSTSRWAQAMREISGRLEEIPGEEAFPAYLESRIAEFYERAGLVVLPNGEMGSLTIGGTVSPAGGNFEEPVTQATLKVVGAFLGLSRDRANARRFPSIDPLDSWSKYDSFIPADQLRDGKQILATGNEVRQMMMVVGEEATSIDDFVIYLKSEFLDAVYLQQNGFDPIDAATSKERQQYVFAKVHKVLTADFAFGTKDEAREYFYRLRQHFIDWNYMPMDSPEFSTQEQAIDRLLEERTAHAKSL; this is encoded by the coding sequence ATGAGCACGGCGGTAGGCAAGATCATCGGCGTGAGCGGCAACATGGTGGCTATTGCCGTCGATGGCAATGTGATGCAGAATGAGGTGGGCCACATCGTGCACGGCGAGGAGCGCCTGGTCTCCGAAGTGGTGCGCATCAACCGCGACGTAGCCTACGTGCAGCTCTTTGAGAGCACCAAAGGATTGAAGGTCGGCGACCGCGCCGAATTCGCCGGGCACCTCCTTTCTGCTGAGTTGGGACCGGGCCTCTTGGGCCAAATCTACGACGGCCTGCAGAACCCACTGCCGCAACTTGCGGCAGAGTTCGGCTTCTTCTTGCCCAGAGGGGTAAAGCGACCGGGCCTGGACCTGGAAAAGAAGTGGTCCTTCACCCCGACGGTGAAGAGGGGCGAGGTAGTGCGGGCGGGAATGCCGCTCGGCCACGTGCCCGAGGGGATCTTTCGCCACTACATCATGGTTCCGTTCGACTTCCGAGGGGACTACACGGTGGAGGAGATTGCCGACCCTGGCGACTATGCGGTCACCGAGACGGTTGCCACGTTGCGCGCCGCCACCGGAAAGATGGTCCCGCTGACCATGTCGTTCCACTGGCCCGTCAAGATCCCGATCCGGGCCTACCGGGAGCGTCTCGTTCCCAAGGAGACTTTTATTACTCGGGCGCGGATCATCGACAGCTTCTTTCCGGTGGCCAAGGGAGGCACCTTCTGCGTGCCCGGCCCCTTCGGGGCGGGTAAGACGGTATTGCAGCAGCTCATCAGCCGCTACGCGGATGCGGACATCGTCATTGTTGCCGCCTGCGGTGAGCGCGCCGGCGAGGTGGTGGAGACGCTGCGGGAGTTCCCACACATCGAGGACCCGCGCACCGGGCGTTCGCTCATGGAGCGGACGATTATCATCGTCAACACTAGCGCCATGCCGGTGGCCGCCCGGGAGGCATCCGTGTACACCGCCGCCACGCTCGGCGAGTACTATCGCCAGATGGGGCTGAACGTGTTGCTCCTGGCGGATTCCACCTCCAGATGGGCGCAGGCCATGCGCGAGATCTCCGGACGTCTGGAGGAGATTCCAGGTGAGGAGGCCTTTCCTGCTTACTTGGAGTCGCGCATCGCCGAGTTCTATGAGAGGGCGGGTTTGGTGGTGTTGCCCAATGGCGAGATGGGCAGCCTGACCATCGGCGGCACGGTGAGTCCGGCAGGCGGCAACTTCGAGGAGCCGGTCACCCAGGCCACCCTGAAAGTGGTAGGTGCCTTCTTGGGGCTGAGCCGCGATCGCGCCAACGCGCGACGTTTCCCATCCATCGACCCGCTGGACAGCTGGAGCAAGTACGATAGCTTCATCCCTGCGGACCAGCTGCGCGATGGCAAACAGATTCTGGCCACTGGCAACGAGGTGCGCCAGATGATGATGGTGGTCGGCGAGGAGGCCACCTCCATCGACGACTTTGTCATCTACCTAAAGTCGGAATTCCTGGATGCGGTCTACTTGCAGCAAAACGGCTTTGACCCCATTGATGCCGCAACCTCCAAGGAGCGGCAGCAATATGTCTTCGCCAAGGTGCACAAGGTGCTGACGGCGGATTTTGCCTTCGGCACCAAGGACGAGGCGCGGGAGTACTTCTATCGGCTGCGTCAGCATTTCATTGACTGGAACTACATGCCCATGGATTCGCCGGAATTCAGCACCCAGGAGCAGGCCATCGATCGACTGCTGGAGGAGCGCACCGCC